The genomic DNA ACACTCAGCTCATTACTTTGAGCTACAAAGCGATatcacaaaataagtcataaattCACCTATTTTCAATTGGCTGTTGTCTTCATATCCTATAGTAGCCAACCTCATATATACATTTTGTGACATCACTTATGTTTGGTTATGAGAATAAACATATTTCcagctttctttgtttttttagaactcaatttccttttttttttcttttctttttttttcaccttggcTGCACATGTTTTTTcgtgacagcaatgcatgttttattattgcaattaaataaatgaagttattttattgcataattgtgaccatcaccaccgaaggaaggataagaaacactttattaaagggagaatataaaaagagagggcagtgttacccTTTGGTGATGgtgaagggaacagggaagagggagtcagggtaggacaatggaaggggtgggtaaaagttgactgttttaaggtgagagagCAAAGCGATGGTACAGTTGTGcatcctttttctttttattcaatCACAGAGGCCTATcctcatttaaataataccttTTGCAGCTCTACCAATGTTTTCATAGCTAGAATTTATTCTTAGTTTTCTTTATCATTCTGCTAAAGCTGACTTTGGagagtaataaaataaatgtaggaAATTTACCGTACCTGACCTGTAGCTGTCAATGTCGTGTCATTTTCTTCAAACTCTGTGATTTCTGTAATGATTCAATTCTTTATATTTCCTTTTTCTAGTCATGCCAGTTACTCCATTAAAATGGGTGTATATtcctcatttattttaatataactTCCTACTGTCCTAATTCCAGCAACTATACTTTTACAACTGGTGAAAGCCATATATAATGCCTTCTAggacatagtgtgtgtgtgtgtgtgtatcaaagCCCTGCAGGTTATTTCACTGATTATCAAAAGTAGCTGAATTCTACGTCTCATTCATTCGTCCACGTTATTCCCCTTTATCTAAAAGCCCTGCTCCAATATTTACCTCCATTACAATTATCCAAGCTCAGCCTCTGTGAAATCCAATTTCCAAACAAGCACTCAAGATTAAATGAcctatttgtgtttattatttacttgtttCAAATCTTGCTGTTCAGTGGTTTCCCATTTCCATCCACATGCAtctccaccatttttttttatttattttcattttttatttatttttttggccctTAGCGCCTCATTTAAACACATGCATGATCAAgtcccaaacaaaaaaaacagcttatacttctattaataattaaaaagtaattataaaCAAGTGGTTTGTAgtgtttaaaatgaaatgataaATAGAAATGAATCGTAATAGATGATTATATATAGTAGCTGTTTAATAGAGGCCAGTCAGTGGGAAACTGTGCCACAAGCTACACTTTCACATATTCACTGACAGCCTGATGTGCATTGACTTTTCGGGGCCTGTTCGGAGCCTTGCGTTCACTTTAGCTGCCTCCGTAGCCTCCAAGCGCTTTATGCTAAGTTAATTTACCCAAATATATAAACGGCATCGCAGCAGCGGCTCAACATCAACAACTTTGTTAATGGAAACTCTCTGATCCATAAACGGTACCTCCACTAGACGTTTGCTGGGGGCAGTTCACATATgaatgttcaaaaaaaaaaaaaaaaaaaataataataataataaaaaaaatgctcagatcGATGAAAGGCATTTGCAAAGAAGGcataaaatgtttaattatatCTGCGTCAGGgctttgtgggtgtgtgttgttgttgttggcggGGGAGGGGGTTGGTGTTTAGACTCAGGAAGGGGGCCCTTGTATTTAAATAGGGTCACCTCTCAGCCTCACCTTGCAAGTGTTATGCTATATTAAATGCCACTCATGTTAAGTGTGCTGAAGCTTTTCTGTGATGTAGTCAAGACATAATATAAAggttaaattgaaaaatgtccCTTCAACAGCACAGGAACACGCCATGATTGATCTCCCTCGTACAAAAAAGCGAAATGTTAGTCAGACCTCAGTTTTGTTAGgccttgttttattgtgtgaatACAACACGGCGTAATAAGAAGTCACAGAATTAGAATTTAAGTGTCAGTCAATCAAGACTTCAAAAGGTCAAAGTGAGGAATTTGCAATACGTGGACGAGAAGTGAGTTTGAAACAGGAACTATTCTAGTTTTCATAGTatgtttttatacataaaggcaaTTGGTCAGCgcagaatatttacatttctggGATGATGAAAGGAAAGTGCagtaaaatgaagaaaacaattGTCTTCCTAATAGCATGCTAATGTAACTGCACGGGGGCCACATACgacccttggtctaattttgtgaggcccccaaagtaaatgcacaaaatgaaacaaaaacagcagcaataaacaaaaagactccaaaaatgtaaaaaagcacagaaaaatacatgaaaaggtcaacagaaatgcaaacaaacaaacaaacaaacaaacaaaactactacaaaaaaaacaatagatgaCTCATacaacacaaatcaacaaaaatatacagaatgaccaagaaaatatacaaaatgacaacaaaaatacacaaaacaacaattacaattcacaaaacaataataaaaacagacagaacactttgttctttcttgCATTAAAGCTCAGTTTAGACATTAaggctgacatgaatgttgataacgtggcctTCGGAACAGACAATCACACAACTGTGGCCCCCGCTATGATTACAGGGGCCTATGTATGTGTGCTAAGATTAATCAAAGCAGCACTGATCCATGTGGTTTCCAACATGtcaatcatttttttgtcttggagtttgtttgttttttggtagGAATGTTGTGCATGTGCCTGTAATCATCTGTAGCATTAATAATACCATAGTATAGATTCAAGATTACACTCAACTCTTTTACTGTTAACAAGctacagtaataataatttttaaaaaataatgttaatttaCCACTTTCAGTCTAAGTGTTCAAATTAAGATGTTAAGCAGATGTTTAATACATTCAATGCACAATTTGGGAATATTACAGTTTTACAAAAACTTAGTCAACAGTGCAGAGAGATCTAAGATATCAgctaatgtaaatatttaaatcaacACACAGTTTCCATTTTGGTTGTTCTGAAACTTGATTCTCATATTCATGGATTTATTTCTCAGCATCTacagaagaaacaaaaaaaactggatTTCTTACATAATTTTCTTTACATACGCAGTTTGACTTTGTGTCCATAGAGTTTAGATGTGAAAGCTAcacagtgacagaaaaacacagataaCATACTTTtgagatactgtatataataaggTATTGTAATCTCTTTAATGATTGATGTTGCTTAAACATTTTAACATGAGCAAATAAATAACTGTCATCAAAGAAAAAATATCTCTGAGattattttctgctttttgaAAGACACTAAGTATCTTAAGTTGTTTCCTGCACATATTGTTGATGTGCCTTTGTTTGTAtacatttatactgtaaatCTATAGATCTATGACATCACACAGTAATACAGTTTACAGAGACATGTtacatttgatgtttttttaaatctgttgtttaatatttaaataaatctcaCACATTAAGatgatttttttgtatgttgttgCCTCTTTAATCTGGTCCTTCTATAAAGATCTCGTCAGTGGGGGTCCTTCTAAAGTCTCACAGGGTCCAAAAGTGCAGGTTCAGGTGTTGAGGCTCCAGGACATGAAGAGCAGGGCCTGTGGGTGCAGTGTGTGAGGGACCATGAGGAGGTCTGAACCCTGGCAGAGGTGGATCAGGTGTGGAGAGGATGTAGTCTATGCTGAACTTGATCTCTGACTCTGGCTTAGCCTGCTGTGACGGGTTAGGGACGAGCTGGCTTTGTTGGGGTCGTGACCTTTCATGGTTCAACGGGCAGATAGAGGAGGTGGGTTCAGGGCGTCGATCAGGAGGTTCCTGTTGGTTCCTGCTGCTCTCCAAAGGGCGGAAAGCAGCCTCTCCTGAATCACGGAGGCCGATTTTGATGTTTCTGCGGCGCCGTCGACGTCTAAAGTTGCCATTTTCAAACAGGTCGAGCATGGATTCACAGCCAGTGGCAAACGTCCAGAaatttccttttcctttttcgTTGCCTTCTGTCCGAGGAACCTGTGGAAAATGATCAGAATACTTCTACTTATTAATACTTAATATTTCTATTAAACGAAAtaggtttcaaaataaaggaaatcCAAGATGCCAAAGagccaaaaatatataaatatttttagaataaatatatataaaaacaggtTCATATTATTGAATGTATTTGTCTTATTTGTATGATTAATTCATAAATAGTAATAACATGTTAAATAAATTGCAGATTAaacatgctttaaaaaaatattatgtagATTTGTACTTGATTgatcaataaaaagaaaaaaatagaagttgtgaaaaaaaaacttagatGAGATGTTAATACAGGCTGCTATAGGTTAAATATTCCAGAGGTTGCTGTAATTAAGTTGCATTTATGGGTTTGTGTACTTGAGTATATTTCTGtgtcagtaattttacttgtaaataagtacattttagaagaagtaatttgttacattcctacacccaatcgttactgagtaaattattatcattttttaaatgtttcatggATTGTGAAACAAGACAaccatcaaatgcatcacatcatagccgaccaatcagattaaacataatacaCCGTGctaaaaaagcatttaaatgcCAGATATTTAATTGAactagtgttattttattttgaaatagaaTTACAGTACATTTAGTACATCTTgacaaacttctttttttttttttcaattacagacgCTTTTATGGAAAATCAATTAAACAAGATTgaatctctttctttttaagtttatatgtgagatgtttactgtatgtaagggaaccgtggaaaGATTGATTACCAATAATGAACATTAGGGTTAAAAGTAACTAGTACTTATTTtctttgaactagtttttacttgtacttgagtattttatatatgacgTACTTgttcttgtacttgagtattttatatatgacgTACTTgttcttgtacttgagtattttatatatgacgTACTTgttcttgtacttgagtattttatatatgacgTACTTgttcttgtacttgagtacaaattCAATCAAGTATTTACACCAATGACATATTCCTAGTTGTGGTGGTTTTTCTGTAAAAGGAGGTTGGTTACCTTGATGAAGCAGCTGTTGAGGGACAGGTTGTGTCTGATGGAGTTCTGCCAGGCTCTCTGGTTGGATCGATAGTAGGGAAACCTCTTCATGATGAAGTCGTAGATGCCTGACAGAGTGACCCGCTGCTCTGGGCTCTGCTGGATGGCCATGGCTATCAGAGCGATGTAACTATAATAAACAGAGGTACAGTAACATACTGTCAGACAATCACAGGTAAGTTATTTCACTGTCGAAAAAGTACTTTTCATCTTATTTCACgtttttcagttaaaaagaAATGTGATTTTGGCTTTTAATCCCAGATGTGTATTATGTttagaaattttaaaaatcttaaAATGTACATATAGTGGGCTGGAAATATTTTAGTACTCTTAAGGTTAActgtctattattattattattattattattattattattattattattattattattattattattattattattatttcttttatttcattatttctttACATGTCGCTtcatactaataataataatgttttaattattgccTCTATTTTTGTGCTCTTTTATTGTATGACTGTCTGTGGTAGGGGGTGGTGTTTGATTGTCATTATTCATAATTGCCATGTCaatattgtaaaatgtaataaatagtatttaaaaaaataaaaatacataaatctgCATTAGATAAAATGAAAATGGTAAggttattgtattattattattattattattattattattattattattgttattattattgttattattattattttataatttgttctttaatatactgtattttcttttcttattcTAGCTACTTATTTGTATGGgtgtttgttttgtctatttgttgttgttttttttgtctgtgtaaCGTGATCAAATAAAGtaagttgttggttttttcttcCCTAACTTGGGTAAATTatgttgattctgattctgttcacataattcatatttccttCATACTAAAACTGATTTTTAAgcactttgtctttttttaaaaaaaaatatacattctaTATTGTAAAACATATTCCTTGATGATGTTTTAAAGCTAAATACATTGCCGGTAGCTTACCAAAAAAGTTTGTGGATCAATTCCAAGGTCGTCACGGTTACATATTTCTGGCAAAGTGTctttgagcaagacactgaaccctaaaaaGATGCTATAAACATTGAGGTGACGTGTTTACAGAACTTTAAGTGATAGAAATGTGAACTTCAAAGAAGTGCTTTACAAACaagttttcttgtttgtttgtttgaatttttaacttaaaatctacaataaattgctaaaattaaaaatgtaaattttcatACCTGTAAGCTGGTCGGCACATTTTCTTCTCCTCATCAGTGCTGGAAGAAGGGTATCCGTCTCCATCGTAGTTAAAGCAGTTGAAGGGGTAGTGAGTGTTATCAAACATCTCTAGACTAGAACAGGTCAGGGGTGTAAAGATCCAAAGTGTTACTGATCCCAGTtcagcaccagcaccagcaccagcagcatCAGCACCATCAGTCCCAGTCCCAGCACCAGCACCCTGTCCTGCTGCTCTGCACCCATGCTCTGCTCAGCCAAGATGACACTCACTCCCAGCTCTGCTGATGACGACCGCCTCCTGCCCCCCACCTCTCCCCTCCTCATTCCCACTGCTCTCAGGAACGCTTGCAGGTCTCAGGACAAGTAGGAAAATCTGTGAAGGTCTGATTACCCTTTAGTAATGGGTTTTATACCAACCACCAATAAAAAAGGCTGTATTAACACcctatatattaaaaaataaaatacatctgTTTAATAATGTTTCTTCATAACCATTAACTAGCTTCAATTatcttgattttaaaaaaaaaattttttaatcaAGTTGATTTCATGGTCAAAAATCAAACAATTGTATTACATGACATACCTGATGATCTGTCATGGTACACTGATGTTTAGCATCACAAGGGTGATTTTACACAAGGTGATGCAACTGTATCAAAATGTTATGATGGATCAATGTCTAATGCTGAGGTCTATCTTACACTGTGTTGAACTGACCaatgtatatattattccttattaaaggacaacagaaaacaAGATGCTCCAACAAATACAAACAGCTATACACACAACTTCAAGTCATTTCTATATTTTgctcagcgctttgagatgactttgttgtaatttgcgctaaataaataaagttgaattaaattgtatGAAGATATCAAAGATACGCATTTCCTTTTGCACGAATGAGAGCAGTTTGTAGCTTGTATAACTGGCCGTTTCTTGCTATATGCAGACTCTTTTAATGCATAGGGCCACAGAGCCGCCAATGGAAATTTTCTGAGcaaatattttgtttgtctCAAAGATTTTTACTTGATAttcagttttcttttcttttatgtattttatataaaaCAGTTTCCTGTATTTTAATTCGAGGTGCAGATATGTGGTTGCAGGACATTTCAGGTTGACTTAACTTAATTAAATGTATTGTTAGCTAACATCGTTGTGTAATTAGTTatgctcttttttcttttcttttcttttgaaaacaaatccaatgtattacttcagaaaatgtatcataTCCAGTCACAAACTGGGAATGATTGATTTCATCAAACTCCCAAAAACAACAGTCTGACCACACTTGGAGGGTAACACAGTAGCTGCTGGAAGCTGTACAGGAGTGACCACTCTACTCCATTTCCTCTCTTTCAGCAGGATTCTGGGTGGTCCGCAGCACACTCATTGGCCAccttcatgttttattttgatacagtttttttttttagcctaatCTATCTGCCTGTACTTATAACAGCAAGTCCCAAATCAGCACACACATCTTTGTTTTCTGTCTCtgctgaatgtgtgtgtgtgtgtgtgtgtgtgtgtgtgtgtgtgtgtccactctGGCAGATGTTTAGTCAACTACGGGAAGTTTTGTAGATGCTATCTATAATGTTCTATAATGGCTATAAATTGTTTCCGTGTCTCGCGATACAGAGGATGTGTATTTTTAAGGCCTCTTAAAGGGCCAATAGGAGAATCTTCT from Gouania willdenowi chromosome 19, fGouWil2.1, whole genome shotgun sequence includes the following:
- the foxl3 gene encoding forkhead box L3; amino-acid sequence: MFDNTHYPFNCFNYDGDGYPSSSTDEEKKMCRPAYSYIALIAMAIQQSPEQRVTLSGIYDFIMKRFPYYRSNQRAWQNSIRHNLSLNSCFIKVPRTEGNEKGKGNFWTFATGCESMLDLFENGNFRRRRRRRNIKIGLRDSGEAAFRPLESSRNQQEPPDRRPEPTSSICPLNHERSRPQQSQLVPNPSQQAKPESEIKFSIDYILSTPDPPLPGFRPPHGPSHTAPTGPALHVLEPQHLNLHFWTL